The genome window TCGACAAGCCATTTATTAGTCTTCTTATGCTCTGCGAGAACTATTTTGAGTCTGTTCAAATCTTCTTTCATAGTCATCCATATTGAATATAACGCAAATTTAATAATTATTTCGCAAAACATACCATTTTAGAACACAATTCACTCAAAGAATTGTGTGTCTATGTTTTATATTTCAGAAAATAGAGTGAGCAGAACTGGTTGCTGACACAACTTTAACACATGTTTGTATAGAAATCCGACACTCGGTTTCTCCAATAACACCAGATACTAACACCACATACCTGAAAGCCAATGAAGTTGAGACTACCTCTCCCCTTCATTGGCTTTCGCGTTATTTACTATTCTTGATTATCTACCTGAAAACTATAACAGAGAAAGTCCTGACTGCCGTAGTTCATGGGTTGTAGCCCTCCAAGGATTATAGCAGCTTGATTATATCTCACTTCCTCTTTTTGGGAAAAGGGAGATTATCCCAGAGGACTGGAATGACTTTTCTTAATAGACTTGGGTTGGAAGTATCAAGAATATACGCTTCCTTGGCTCCCTCATATGGATGACCGGTCTCAGCATCCTGCATCAACTCCTCCAGACAAGGCAGTTTCTTGATAAATGCCATATTATCACAGGCAGTTATAATACACTTCTCATTCAGATAGATAACATAATCTCCCATCATCTTACGATAACGTACATCTCCAAGAGAGGAAAGTAAGCCGCAAAGACACTCAATATAATCTATATTACAAGCCATTAGTCCTAATTATTAAGTTTGTTCAACGAGTCAAGTTTGAGCATCCGGAAGCCGACACGGTAGGGACGCGATTCTTCGCGTCCGATCCGGCACATCCGTCCGATCCGGCTTATCGACAAACAAATTCTCTGTGTTGGAATTACCTTTGTCATTGGGGACGTGAAGAATCGCGTCCCTACATTCAGCCGGCACGGCGGCTACGCTCTTCTCCGATTTCGCAGATGTCCTCTACAGGTCTGTTACAATAAGTCTTTGATTTTATTTATATCGCTATCTGTGATATTTGCCAACTCCAGTGCTTCCTTTTCTTGAAAGCCTTTTGAAAGTAATCTTTTTGCAAAGATAACTTTTTCTCGTAGAATAATATCGGCATTATCATTCTTTCGCTGTCGAGTTACTGAATGTTTTAATTTTCCAATGACAAAGTTGAATTCAAGAGTTGACTGAGTCTCGGTAGTTTCGAGGTCAGGCATAATTAAGTCGGCAAGAATATCACCGATACGTTTCATTCCCGTTTGTTTATCTTGTAGAGACTCTGAATCGTGAACCTCTAAAAGACGATGTTTTAACTCTCTTACTTCAGCGAATGTATTTACAATAGCGAGGGTGGTTTGTGTAGCGACCGGACTCTTTAATATGGTCGCCAACATATATAATCCTTTCTCTGTAAATGCCTTAATGGTCGCTGAAGAGTGTTTTATATTGAACTGGTCAAAAATTTTGACCAGTTCAGCTTTCTCTTCTTTTGAATATTCAAGTATAAACCCCTCCGGGAATTTCTCGGGGTTATTTCTGACAGCTTGATTAACTTCTTTAGTCTGCACTCCGTATAAATGCGCCACTAAGAAATCCGGAATTACATTATGTCCTCTTAGTGGCATAATTACCTTTTTTACATCTTCAATTTTAATTATATCACTCATGGGTTATCGGATTATCAGGAAACATATTAACTCAAAATCATCGATTATACATGATGTCTTTATTTTTGTATCCTTACTTGTATATTGAGATATGTAGTACGCTCTTTTATCATTCTATTGAAATTTCTATTCTATGGAACACTTTTTTCAACGCAAAATTACTATTTTATTCCGTATTGTGCAAATTATCAAGGCTATCCCCCTCTATATCACTATCTATAAATTCTGATTCAAGGTCTATACCGAAAGTGTCCTTCAATATCAGATAAATGAATCGCAAATCTCTTGAACTTGTCCTCAGATGGTTTTGATGACCCTTGCAGGGAGACCGTCGACCACGGTGAGCGGCGGACCATCCGTGTTGACCACCGCACCTGCCGCTATGACAGCCCCTTCACCGATGGTAACCCCCTGAAGGATGAATAGCGAATCCTGCACCGGCCGAATAACATGCGTTTAATTCGACCGGCTACTTAGGAATTATAACTCTATTTCTACAGTATGCGGTTTTACATTTGGATCATGAGTAGCAAGAGATTCGATACATTTGTCACTCATACTCATTTCCCGAATCCATTCCAGCGATTTCATCTGATCCACACGATTCGCCGCGATTCCGGAGGGTATCATTTCTTCCCAGTTCTTGGCACTGTAGGCACCGTCAGCATCAAGAAGCACAAATCTGCCATCCTTACCAGTGATCTTGACTGCCGATAAACCGGCACAGTGACCTGGAATATTAATAAGCTGAACAGTTCCATCTTCAAAGAGATCAAAACTGCGTCGAAATGGACCCTCCTTTCCATTATAGGCAAATAGTGTCACCGGCACATCTTCCCACCATCTCTTTTTATAACGCACTATATTGTCGAAATGAGTCGGCAGCACGCTATTGGCATATTTCATCTCCTCTTCAGAAACCAATATTCGTTTGGCATCCGCAACTTGATGAAGACCGCAAGCGTGGTCGCAATCAAGATGCGTAAGTAGCACATAATCCAAATCCGCTGTCCTTACCCCCATCGCTTTCAACTGCTCATCAACCGTCTGACCTTCAGGAGTAAAACCCTGGTTAATTCTATACAGAAAATAACCGAGTTCACGAATCTGCGCTCGTTTATCCTCTACACCGTCAGGACTCATCCGACGGCTCCATGCTGTATCTACAAGAATTTTTCCTTTGGGATGTTCGATATAATAGCATGAGACCGGCAGCCATTCCCAATCTTTTTCAGGCACAAACAGTCCGGCTACTCTTGCCATCGACACATGGTCATTGTTGAATGGCAACCAGCGAGTCGTTCTTACCATTCCGCAATGGAGCATATGAATTCTAATTTTATCGCTCATAATCAGTGGAGTTTATTAAACGTACAACACCCTTTCGCTTTTTATTGT of Clostridiales bacterium contains these proteins:
- a CDS encoding N-acyl homoserine lactonase family protein, whose amino-acid sequence is MSDKIRIHMLHCGMVRTTRWLPFNNDHVSMARVAGLFVPEKDWEWLPVSCYYIEHPKGKILVDTAWSRRMSPDGVEDKRAQIRELGYFLYRINQGFTPEGQTVDEQLKAMGVRTADLDYVLLTHLDCDHACGLHQVADAKRILVSEEEMKYANSVLPTHFDNIVRYKKRWWEDVPVTLFAYNGKEGPFRRSFDLFEDGTVQLINIPGHCAGLSAVKITGKDGRFVLLDADGAYSAKNWEEMIPSGIAANRVDQMKSLEWIREMSMSDKCIESLATHDPNVKPHTVEIEL
- a CDS encoding ORF6N domain-containing protein, whose protein sequence is MSDIIKIEDVKKVIMPLRGHNVIPDFLVAHLYGVQTKEVNQAVRNNPEKFPEGFILEYSKEEKAELVKIFDQFNIKHSSATIKAFTEKGLYMLATILKSPVATQTTLAIVNTFAEVRELKHRLLEVHDSESLQDKQTGMKRIGDILADLIMPDLETTETQSTLEFNFVIGKLKHSVTRQRKNDNADIILREKVIFAKRLLSKGFQEKEALELANITDSDINKIKDLL
- a CDS encoding transcriptional regulator gives rise to the protein MACNIDYIECLCGLLSSLGDVRYRKMMGDYVIYLNEKCIITACDNMAFIKKLPCLEELMQDAETGHPYEGAKEAYILDTSNPSLLRKVIPVLWDNLPFPKKRK